Within the Bacillus pumilus genome, the region GCTCATCCAGGTGAAGATATTGTCTATTCTGCTTCAAAAGTAATCTATTTAAATAGCAAAAAAGAGCCAGTTAAGGAAACGATTCGACCTGCGCAAGCGGTGCAATGGAATGCACCTTGTGCCATAGATCATTGCTCAGTCGTTCATCGTGCTTCTATTTTAACAAAAATCCATGCTGAATTTGGGTCTTACTGGGACGAGAGTCCGCATTTTTATCGAATAGGGGATGCTCGGTTCTTTTTTCGATTAAATCATTTTTATCCGTTCTATCCCTATGATGAAGTGTTAGATACAAATTACATCACAGAGCAGTCGATTCACTATCAGTTGGCGGAAGAAGAGAAAAGTGCTTTTATTCAAGCACTTCCTGAGCAGTCTACCTGCTGGGAACTCCGCCACATATTAAAACAAAAACATGGGAGGTGACCTTAAGTGTCGCACTATATTCATCATTATTGGCAGGTGTACTTTGAGTTTGTAAATCTCATGAAGGATTTGTCCTATCGACAAATTCCCCTTGGATTGATCAGCAATTTCTATCAATATATCAGTCCTGAGGTAAGGGAACGTATGGAGGATGAAGCATTCGGTCAAGAATTGACAACCGATTGTCCGTTGCCGGGAGAGATTCAACCATTTTTTGATCAACATAAGCAGCAGATCAAGCGTATTGCGTATCATCCGGCGAATGGAAAGGTCTTGCTTCATTTTGAACATCTGCGTTTTACTGAACAAAATTACACTCGGTTCCATCCAAATCAAACCGTGGTGCTTGCTCGCTGGAAGAAGGCAGACTATTTCGGTTTACCTGTCATCAGCAAGCCGGAATTAGCGGGAGAGGTTAATAAAGAAGCCCATGCTGAATATATTGAGAAAGCAAATGCTCTCCTTAAACCTTACGCAAAGCACCCCGTCTTTGGCGATGTCTTTTTTAGAGAAAAGCTTCGGAAGGACATTGTGCAATTTATTGATGTCATTGACCAGACAGAAGTGCTATTTCAGATGGAGCCAATTGCAGCCATTATTGTGGGGACAACGGAGGATGCATACAGCCGCGTACTTGCATTGCAAACTGTGAAACGCCAGCTCACGAGTATCTGTCTTCAGCACGGCGCGCTTATGGGAGACGAAGCCTTTTTACCGATTTTTACGACGTGCCACGGGGTGTTTGGAAAGTATGAAAAAGACTGGTATGTAGACAAAGGCTGTCAACCGGAACAGGTGGAGGTCACAGGTCATCCAAGGTTTGATTTGGTGAAGGATCGAACGCCGCTTCAGCAGGAACTCATCTTTCGTAAATTAAACTTCAATCCTGCCAAAAAGACCGTACTTGTGGCGACGCAGCCGTTTTCAGAAGCCTTCTATGGTGATGTGCTTAAAACAATTGCAAAACGG harbors:
- a CDS encoding glycosyltransferase family 2 protein, producing MTKVTVIMTSYNKAAYVGRSIEAILQQTLSDFELFIMDDGSNEKTLAVIEPFRKDPRVHFIQSGVKSLEERTAKTRYAVLINQALELAKGEYISYATDDNVYAPDRLEKLTHYLDAHPGEDIVYSASKVIYLNSKKEPVKETIRPAQAVQWNAPCAIDHCSVVHRASILTKIHAEFGSYWDESPHFYRIGDARFFFRLNHFYPFYPYDEVLDTNYITEQSIHYQLAEEEKSAFIQALPEQSTCWELRHILKQKHGR
- a CDS encoding CDP-glycerol glycerophosphotransferase family protein translates to MSHYIHHYWQVYFEFVNLMKDLSYRQIPLGLISNFYQYISPEVRERMEDEAFGQELTTDCPLPGEIQPFFDQHKQQIKRIAYHPANGKVLLHFEHLRFTEQNYTRFHPNQTVVLARWKKADYFGLPVISKPELAGEVNKEAHAEYIEKANALLKPYAKHPVFGDVFFREKLRKDIVQFIDVIDQTEVLFQMEPIAAIIVGTTEDAYSRVLALQTVKRQLTSICLQHGALMGDEAFLPIFTTCHGVFGKYEKDWYVDKGCQPEQVEVTGHPRFDLVKDRTPLQQELIFRKLNFNPAKKTVLVATQPFSEAFYGDVLKTIAKRKDIQLIMKPHPWEIARNRLNEYVSIERAGNHVRLIKKEIDLYDLLPYMDMVITLTSTVGLEAMLFEKSVLIGKMTEGRRYPYYESLGSYHMENPVELAEKAIRILSDDQEMKLAKQQGAKFIKQHYPHARSTDVLLSLLKTKTGVDFQR